ACACCGACGACTCGATCTACGTCCAAGGGGCGCTCAGCACTAACGATGGCACGCCTATTGCCGGCGAAGTCGTCACGCTCGACTTTGCCGGTCAGAGCACGACCATCGAGACCGCGGGAGACGGGAGTTTCGAGACGCTCGTCGACGTGCCCGAGACCGCGGGCGCGTTCGTCACGGTCGAGGCGACGTACGCCGAGGACGACAGTAATCTCGGCGAAAGTACGGCGTCGACCGACGTCCAGGTCGGGGAGGTGACGTTGCTCACGCAGCTCAGTGAGGTGCTCGGAATTGGCTGGCTCGATACGAGCCTGTCAGGGCTCGAAACCCAACACTGGCTCACGTTCGCAGGATCCGTTCTCCTGGGACTGACTGGGGCGTACTTCCTGCTTGGCCGACGCGGTGAGACGACGGACAGCCCGGACCTGAGTGGTGATGACGCCACGAATACAGGCGCATCGAGCCAGCAAGACGCGGCGACGCTTCGGGCAACGTTACTGTCGTCCGCACGTGATCTGGCCCAGTCCGGCGATCCGAACCGAGCCGTCGAACGCGCGTACGTCGCGATCCGGCAGGACGACAGCGACGAAAGCCGGACGGCGACACACTGGGAGTTCTATCAGTCCCATCAGGACGGGTTCGCCGCCGAGCAGATCGATGCGCTCCGCTCGCTCACCCAGCGTTTCGAACAGGCGGCCTTTTCGGCACTCGGCGTCTCCTCGGACGACGCGGACGCGGCGGTCGACGAGGCGGAGACGATCATCGACGAGTAACGTTCCGATCGGACTCGGTCGAGCCGAGCCGTGCTGTCCTCTTCCTTTGGTTGATCAGAACCCGGATTTCGTATCGACCGATTTTTTTACGACCGAAACGAAAGTAGCGATAATGCAATCGGATCGGGGCTGGTGGTTGATTTTGCCGCGGCCAGTCCGCCGGCTTCCAGCCGATCTCGCGGCCGTGATCGTCCTGACGCTGCTGACGGTGCTTGCGGTGTTCCTGCCGATCGTTCGCGAGACGTCCCTTCGCGTTCTCTTCGGATTGCCGTTCGTGCTCTTCCTTCCCGGCTACGCGTTCATCGCCGCGTTGTTCCCCGAACGAGGGAGTGTACCGACCGACGAAGAAACCGTAAGCAGGGGTGGAGGGATCGATCCGATCGAGCGGGTCGCGCTCGCCTTCGGGACCAGTATCGCGATCGTCCCCCTGCTGGGATTGATTTTGAACTTCACGCCATGGGGACTCCGGCTGACACCGATCGTTCTGAGCGTAAGCGCGTTCACGATCGGGTGTACTATCGTAGGCGCTGTTCGACGATGGGAGTTAGAGCCCGAGAAGCAATTCTCGGTGCCGTATCAGGAGTGGCTCGTCGCTGGGCGTGCGGAGCTCTTCGAACCTGACGATCGAATCGATGCTGCACTGACCGTGGGGCTCGTTTTGGCGTTGTTGCTCGCGGTCGGCAGTGTGGGTTTTGCCGTCGCCTACCCACAGCCCGGCGAATCGTTCTCCGAGTTCTATCTGCTGACTGAGAACGAAGACGGCGACCGCGTCGCTGATAACTACCCGGAGGAGTTTGTACAGGGCGAGCCCCAGTCGCTGATCGTCGGGATCGGGAACAACGAACACGAGACGGTTGACTATTCAGTGGTGGTCCAGCTCGAACGGGTCGAAGGGGAGGGCAACCAATCCGAGGTGGTCGAACGCGAGGAGCTCGACCGGTTCGGAACGACCCTTGAACACAACGAAACCTATCAGGAGTCCCAGACGGTGACGCCGACGATGGCCGGTGAGGAACTCCGGCTGAACTTCTTGCTGTATACGGGAGAGATACCCGCTCAACCGACCCGCGAGAACGCCTATCGGGAGACCCATCTCTGGATTGACGTCGAGTAAACCCCCGCTCTACTCGGACTCGACGTTGCAGGATCTGGTGAGTCCTCTGGACTAGTATGGTTTGACTGTCCATGATGCACTCATCGAGAAGTGTCAACTATTTCTAATTATCTCTAGCTTGTCCTGTATTTCTTTGTCACCCATCGTTCGTTTTCTTTTTGGTCAGTAATCATGCAAAATCC
This is a stretch of genomic DNA from Halalkalicoccus subterraneus. It encodes these proteins:
- a CDS encoding DUF1616 domain-containing protein, whose amino-acid sequence is MQSDRGWWLILPRPVRRLPADLAAVIVLTLLTVLAVFLPIVRETSLRVLFGLPFVLFLPGYAFIAALFPERGSVPTDEETVSRGGGIDPIERVALAFGTSIAIVPLLGLILNFTPWGLRLTPIVLSVSAFTIGCTIVGAVRRWELEPEKQFSVPYQEWLVAGRAELFEPDDRIDAALTVGLVLALLLAVGSVGFAVAYPQPGESFSEFYLLTENEDGDRVADNYPEEFVQGEPQSLIVGIGNNEHETVDYSVVVQLERVEGEGNQSEVVEREELDRFGTTLEHNETYQESQTVTPTMAGEELRLNFLLYTGEIPAQPTRENAYRETHLWIDVE